The Mercurialis annua linkage group LG7, ddMerAnnu1.2, whole genome shotgun sequence genome includes the window tacaaaaaagaaaagaaaggaagATAGAAGATGCTGCTCTTATAGTATTTCTCGACTTCATATTATTTTAGATCTTTCTTTGTGGAATAATTCTTACTTCAAATCAACATTCAGCATACAACTGCACACCTAGTAATTACGTGGGGCATACAGAGGAAACAAAAAAGAGAAGTTGCAAACGGAAAAGGCAGACAAACACATCCAGTAAAACTGAATAATGCATATTGAGTAAAGaacaatattatttattattgccTGCCAGAATATTAAACAAGTTTTGAATGTATCCTACCTCAGGAGTTGGACGTTGATTTTCCTACAGAATGTATTTTTTCCATATCTTGATTCTTTTACAGACTTAATTTGATTTGACTAAAGTCTAAAACATAGTTGAACCGCTAAGTGATGGACCAAAATATCAGAAGTTATGGAGCAGGTACTCCTTCTTGAAATGgtaaaagaagaaaaggaaacatGCAATGATATGTATGCTGCATCTTATTACACTTTATACGAGGACCTTTGATTTTTACTTATATCTTAGAAAACCCCATCGTAATCTTACAGGCTTATTGATTTTGTTGCTcattaaacgtttgaattcatagtaaaatttgaaatctCTTTTGTTGCTATTTCGATTGCAGGAGACTCCATCCAGCAATGTATTTACTTGCTCTTGCATATAGATCACTAGATATTGAAGATGTTAAAAGAAGGAAACAAACATTAAGGGGTATTGTTGAAGGTCAGTTGTTTAGAATTCTTCATTGGTGCAAGAAACTGGTTTAGGAGAGACCGGTATGGCCTTTATGATGTTTTATATCTGCTTCACCTCTCTGGCTTGCTAAGGTGAGTCCTTTTGAGGTTTGCTCCTGTGGATTACCCTTTAATTGGCTGGGCAAGTAGCAAATCCTAATCAGATATGACATTCGGTTTACTTGGAAAGACATTCTTGAGAGTTCTCAGGGcaagaaagaaaataattcCAAAAGCAATAACTTGGGGTGTTAAATATTCTATGTTACAAATACTTTAGGTCCTCACACAAAATGATTTTTTCTTGTTCGAGGTTGAAGATTATTTGAATAATCTTATTTTGAAGACAACTTATCAACATCATTTTGGATTGTTGACAATATAGTAATTACATATCCCTTTTAATTAGCTGCACCATGGAATTACATTTCCTACCCTCTCTTAACCTATTTGCGGGGCTCATGCAGTAGTAGATGGCTTCAGCAGTGTACAGATAAGCGGTTCACTTTGATACTCCTAACTAGATCTACAATCTGATAGGACATCATGGGGGCATGAATTATCTGTTGCAGTCATTATAGTTAAAGGAACACCATTTCTGATCGTTTCTGTACCAAATGTTCTTGAAGTTACTCTAGGGCATGAAAGGACAGGCCATATTATTGTATTTAGAACTCTGTTAATGTATGTAACTATCATACAATTATTGTCCTGGATTTTCATTTGGACGTGGATCGCTGGAGGTGGCTTATGAAGGAGAAATTGGTATCTTTTCTACAACTCGGCTAGATTAATATAGCCCTGCATTGCTGCTTTATATTCCGGTTCTGTATATCTTGTCAGAATAAACTGAAGTCCCAGTTGGGCGTTGCTAACTTTTCTTCCTTAAAAGGGTCTTATATGTTGGCAAAGAAATTGACATTGCTACCTTGAAGTTAAAGAGATGTTCGTTTATTTATCTTCCCAGAATATCGTTCTTGTGTATCGTCTTTCAGAATTTTGAAAAGCTAATTGTTCGTTTAAGATGAAGGGACAAAACCTGTATTCTAATggacaaaaaattacaaatttgtaTGAAACGAGGATGATTAACACTTCTTTTCCTCATTTGCTTAGTAGATCTTCCCATTTGCAGTACTGGCCACCAGCTAATGCACGGTAATATCTATCCCTGCAGTAGACTGGTCTTCCATCAGCAGCCTCAGCAGCAGCTGCTGCTAAACTATCATCTGTTCTGACCTCTGCTGGTAAATTAAGCAACTTCTCTTTTCTACAAAATTGATAGGTAAGCGTGAAGATCTAAGTGAAGTGCATAATTGACTCGGGAAGTCAGCAAGCTTGTTCTCTTACCTATACTTTGTGTTGATATTTGAGGAGTCGTCTCTTGTGCCAGAGTGGTTCAGAAAGAAATCTTCTACTGGtgttgcaaaaataaaaagtaaccCTGCTGTAACAAGTAATGCACCTGTTCCAACTAGCGTTTGTTTCAGCAGTTTGATGACTGGTTTAACCTGGAAGTATGAAATTTTCTTATGCAACCCATTTGTATCTTTTATCTTATGTCACTTTGAAATTGGTAAACACAAGAAGCCTAGCATCTACCATCTATATGTGTTATATTAAAAGTTTCAATTTCTTGGTATATGTCCATGTGCTTATACAAACTTGACTGTGTGCATGTGTGCATACTTGACTTGTTCTTGTAAGATAAATGATGTTTCATTGAAGCTTTAACCTACGGTTTTCTTTGCTCGTCTTTTGAGACTGATTTTTCTGATTTTCCTATTTAgaactttaatttttgtttgtgtATTTCATAATCATGCAATAATATAGATTGTTCATATGTGCATTACCTTGTAAGAGCCCAACAGTCTATCACGAGCCAGGACCTGCCAGGTGAAAGGGATAATTTATTAGTTTCTGATGTTGTTCTAGTGTGCAAATATAATAACTGCTTGTGCCAGACTTTCAGTTTCAAGACAAGGTGACCTTTGACACTTTTAGGATGTTTGGTATCGAAAATTTGGGTTTCCAGTCAGTCCAATTGTAGCAAAGTGGTACCTTGAGTTTGTAGTGCGTTCTTATAAGATataccaaatattatttttttcatttgcatCGTTAAcatccatattttttttttgctgttATGCTATTTATGGGACACGAAAATGCATGttaagagagagagagagtgctAACCTCTGGGGGCTTTATGTACATTTGTCCATCATACCAACCACTCTCTTCATATGGGACAACTGCAGATAGAAGTCTATCTCCAACGTAACTCCATCCCTTGATTATATTTGtggaaataaattaaatttgaaatggCAGTATTATGggtattgttttaatttaatattataggGGCCGTCACTAATACAAAGGTACAAAAGTTTATTATGTAGTTCAACTCGCACATAAATGATATGTTTAATCCTTTGTTAGCGACCTTTTATTTTTCCTCTAGATGATCAAGTTAATTCATGGATTAATCTATTTCCATAATAGTTTTAGGCACAGATGAcggatttgattgatttaagcaGGCAGTTTGTTTGTTACATGTTACTACCCGTTTTTGGTAATTGCTATTATGCCAGAGTCCAGCAACAAGAGATGCTACTTCAGATTAATTATCAAAACTCCGATGTCAGCTTTTAACAAAACTTGAAAGCTGCTATTGGGTATTCATTGTATGTATTTATATGGATAATTATGTATGCTCACTCCCGAAAGAATGACCTTATTGTCTAGAAATGCAATGAATATATGAAAGGATGTGGGTAATGATCATACCAGATAAATTCGAAGGGTGATTAGTGACACAAGAAGTAGAGTTCCTGCTCCAGCAGCCAGCACAAACCTTAGTGTCTCCTGCTAATTTTGAACAGATAATGAAGTTAGAGTATGCATGGAGTTTACTTTGTACTATGAATGGA containing:
- the LOC126655084 gene encoding protein CONSERVED IN THE GREEN LINEAGE AND DIATOMS 27, chloroplastic isoform X1, producing the protein MLRLNVNCSLIHNPRKINLGSTYRSWKIKFYQARKSYARVSVKALRNEKDGGRSSFRGQSWDPGMEIAVPFEQRPVNEYTSLKDGFLYSWGELEPGQLFLRLGGLWLVTFTVFGVPISAASFSPEKETLRFVLAAGAGTLLLVSLITLRIYLGWSYVGDRLLSAVVPYEESGWYDGQMYIKPPEVLARDRLLGSYKVKPVIKLLKQTLVGTGALLVTAGLLFIFATPVEDFFLNHSGTRDDSSNINTKYRKEKLLNLPAEVRTDDSLAAAAAEAADGRPVYCRDRYYRALAGGQYCKWEDLLSK
- the LOC126655084 gene encoding protein CONSERVED IN THE GREEN LINEAGE AND DIATOMS 27, chloroplastic isoform X2 — protein: MLRLNVNCSLIHNPRKINLGSTYRSWKIKFYQARKSYARVSVKALRNEKDGGRSSFRGQSWDPGMEIAVPFEQRPVNEYTSLKDGFLYSWGELEPGQLFLRLGGLWLVTFTVFGVPISAASFSPEKETLRFVLAAGAGTLLLVSLITLRIYLVLARDRLLGSYKVKPVIKLLKQTLVGTGALLVTAGLLFIFATPVEDFFLNHSGTRDDSSNINTKYRKEKLLNLPAEVRTDDSLAAAAAEAADGRPVYCRDRYYRALAGGQYCKWEDLLSK